One stretch of Argiope bruennichi chromosome 3, qqArgBrue1.1, whole genome shotgun sequence DNA includes these proteins:
- the LOC129962855 gene encoding uncharacterized protein LOC129962855, which translates to MSIILTDVIPVTSPVRRLAPIEKQQVTKQIEEWLAQGIIEKSYSDYASPIVLVKRSKLELHTDASKLGYGGILLQADDDDNLHPIAYMSKKTTPQEENLSSYELEVLAVIKALTKFRVTANDAITKLQLQEAVFGNPMRIITDKGSAFTSKEFTNYCANQNINHIQITTGIPRGNGQVERVHGTLIPLLAKLSMNDPTKWYTHVQAAQRVFNSTAPRSTKFTPFELMIGVQMRHKNDQKILDILQEEYEQMVIDNRENIREEARQNILRLQEENKRAYNKRRKKATPYNPGDLVAIQRTQFGSGLKLRPKFHGPYRITAKKPHERYLVEKVGIHEGPNHTSTAVDYMKPWSTTA; encoded by the exons atgtctattattttaactgatgTCATACCTGTGACTTCACCGGTTCGTAGACTTGCTCCCATAGAAAAACAACAAGTTACAAAACAAATCGAGGAATGGCTTGCCCAGGGTATCATCGAAAAAAGCTATTCTGATTATGCGTCTCCAATTGTCTTAGTGAAAC GTTCCAAACTGGAACTCCATACAGATGCTTCCAAATTAGGTTACGGTGGAATCCTTCTTCAAGCTGACGACGATGATAATTTACATCCCATAgcttatatgagtaaaaaaacaaCACCTCAGGAAGAAAATCTATCGAGCTATGAACTAGAAGTTTTAgctgttattaaagcattaacGAAATTCC GTGTAACTGCAAATGATGCAATTACGAAACTGCAATTGCAGGAAGCAGTGTTCGGAAATCCTATGCGCATCATCACGGATAAAGGTTCCGCATTTACCTCCAAGGAATTTACAAACTATTgcgcaaatcaaaatattaatcacattcaaATCACCACAGGAATACCTCGAGGAAATGGACAAGTGGAAAGGGTTCATGGAACTCTTATCCCCCTGCTTGCCAAACTTTCCATGAATGATCCCACGAAATGGTACACTCATGTTCAAGCAGCACAACGTGTATTTAACTCTACTGCTCCACGGAGTACAAAATTTACTCCTTTCGAACTCATGATCGGTGTGCAAATGAGGcataaaaatgaccagaaaattctCGATATCCTACAGGAAGAATATGAGCAAATGGTCATCGACAACCGCGAGAACATTCGCGAAGAAGCGCGACAGAATATCTTGCGCCTCcaagaagagaataaaagagcTTACAACAAGCGCAGGAAGAAAGCTACTCCATATAATCCAGGTGACTTAGTGGCCATACAGAGGACCCAATTCGGCAGTGGTTTGAAGCTTCGCCCGAAGTTCCATGGTCCCTATCGCATCACAGCGAAGAAGCCACACGAGAGGTACCTAGTGGAGAAAGTGGGAATCCACGAAGGCCCCAACCATACCTCTACAGCAGTAGATTATATGAAGCCTTGGTCTACAACTGCATAA